The following coding sequences are from one Terrimicrobium sacchariphilum window:
- a CDS encoding ABC transporter ATP-binding protein: MTSPEASQSSPSGFRILVDLTLRYPRLLGVIILLGFLSSLVSAPTPYLGKIIIDDLIFRGGAAAGHEVSGWLGISHTVWMMTGIVALGVFLKVVGSLLGGWQCHYILQITRNSLYDVRLNTALRLMGARQEKLERLEAGRIASRIGFDVNQMDGAIFSILRNFLSSVFLVIVVVGFMVFINPWLTLVVLATMPVTAILSMVSYSKLREFSREESDRVADLTATTAETFGALKVIRVFASEGFFLSRLQKRCEALRYEGLYHWTRFHALNLLLTLLSSLGGDIFLLVGGILAIKGEITFGSFFAFYGYQAMLWGPIGTLLNAGQIMQTGTASAEKVRTMALLEQEPYLNNARPKPSQAFQGEIIAENLTFAYNAGEPIIRDLSFRIAPGSMVALVGQSGSGKTTLANLLLGMYLPTGGKLYIDGTDIRDWDLQALRAHMGVVLQDAMLFNDTLRTNLCMGREHPDERIWAALAGAHLDTFVRGLPKGLDEHAGIGGTRLSGGQKQRIAIARVFLKNPKLLILDEATSALDSETEKAIQRSFDALMAGRTSVVIAHRLSTIYQADQILVLHQGRLVESGTHEELVSRPAGHYRELYEAQVEGMIPMSGATRRSWTEPRH; encoded by the coding sequence ATGACCAGCCCTGAGGCCAGTCAATCGTCCCCGTCGGGTTTTCGAATTCTTGTCGATCTTACCCTGCGCTACCCTCGTCTTCTGGGGGTCATCATCCTCCTGGGCTTCCTCTCCAGCCTGGTGAGCGCCCCCACGCCGTACCTCGGCAAGATCATCATCGATGACCTGATTTTCCGCGGCGGCGCGGCGGCAGGCCACGAGGTTTCCGGCTGGCTGGGCATCTCGCACACCGTCTGGATGATGACCGGCATCGTCGCCCTCGGCGTGTTCCTGAAAGTCGTCGGCAGCCTGCTGGGAGGTTGGCAATGTCATTACATCCTCCAGATCACCCGCAACTCGCTCTACGACGTGCGCCTGAATACCGCGCTCCGCCTCATGGGCGCGCGGCAGGAGAAGCTCGAGCGGCTGGAGGCCGGGCGTATTGCCTCCCGCATCGGTTTCGATGTGAACCAGATGGATGGCGCCATCTTCAGCATCCTGCGGAATTTCCTCTCCAGCGTCTTCCTCGTCATCGTGGTCGTCGGGTTCATGGTCTTTATCAATCCGTGGCTGACCCTCGTCGTGCTGGCCACCATGCCGGTCACCGCGATCCTCAGCATGGTGTCGTACTCGAAGCTCCGGGAGTTCAGCCGCGAGGAGTCCGACCGCGTGGCCGATCTCACCGCGACCACGGCGGAAACCTTTGGCGCGCTCAAGGTCATTCGCGTCTTTGCCTCGGAGGGTTTTTTCCTCTCCCGCCTGCAAAAGCGCTGCGAGGCGCTGCGCTATGAGGGTCTTTACCACTGGACGCGCTTTCACGCCCTTAACCTCCTGCTCACCCTGCTCAGCAGCCTCGGCGGTGACATCTTCCTCCTCGTCGGCGGCATCCTCGCGATCAAGGGCGAGATCACCTTTGGCTCCTTCTTCGCCTTCTACGGCTACCAGGCCATGCTCTGGGGCCCCATCGGCACGCTCCTCAACGCCGGTCAGATCATGCAAACCGGCACCGCCAGCGCGGAAAAGGTGCGGACCATGGCCCTGCTGGAGCAGGAGCCTTACCTGAACAACGCCCGGCCCAAGCCCTCGCAGGCCTTCCAAGGCGAGATCATCGCGGAGAACCTCACCTTTGCCTACAATGCGGGCGAGCCCATCATTCGCGACCTGAGTTTCCGCATCGCCCCGGGCTCCATGGTCGCCCTCGTCGGCCAGTCCGGCTCCGGCAAGACCACGCTGGCCAATCTCCTCCTCGGCATGTACCTGCCAACCGGCGGCAAGCTCTACATCGACGGCACGGATATCCGCGACTGGGACCTTCAGGCGCTCCGCGCCCACATGGGCGTCGTCCTACAGGATGCCATGCTCTTCAACGACACGCTGCGCACGAATCTCTGCATGGGCCGCGAGCACCCCGATGAACGCATCTGGGCCGCCCTCGCTGGCGCGCACCTCGATACCTTCGTGCGCGGATTGCCCAAGGGCCTCGACGAGCACGCGGGCATCGGCGGCACGCGACTCTCCGGCGGCCAGAAGCAGCGCATCGCCATCGCCCGCGTGTTTCTCAAGAACCCCAAGCTCCTCATCCTCGACGAAGCCACCAGCGCCCTCGACAGCGAGACGGAAAAGGCCATCCAGCGCTCCTTTGACGCCCTCATGGCGGGCCGCACCTCCGTCGTGATCGCGCACCGCCTTTCCACCATCTACCAGGCCGACCAGATCCTCGTCCTCCACCAGGGTCGCCTCGTCGAGAGCGGCACGCACGAGGAACTCGTCAGCCGCCCCGCAGGCCATTATCGCGAACTCTACGAAGCCCAGGTCGAGGGCATGATCCCCATGAGCGGCGCCACTCGCCGGTCCTGGACAGAGCCCCGCCACTAA
- a CDS encoding ATP-binding protein, whose protein sequence is MRIWPRTLTGQLILVLLLALAISQIVTLFIYRFERARALRVVIGEECLGRAVSAFRLAEGVPPNQRKSVLKTIETPLTRYWLTHDEISSEEWQREARDHLLKPTSAAGSNNPTASMFARETMLNQLSTASWRELPGGTWLLQKPLHILDLAAWNGFGFKMQLNDGEYLNMIYAKPEYLMQSALTPGYYTALVITVLIFAGAALLIARRIVRPLRHLTKSAERLGRGHEVEILREEGPEDIRATISAFNRMQVRLNRFLTDRTRMLAAISHDLRTPITSLRLRTEFIADEEMRQKFNATLDEMQGMAEASLSFAKSESTAETTRVVDLDALLESICDDITELGGKVDLTSPGRLPYKCRSDSLRRALRNIIENAVRYGECARVTLHRHSDRIDITVEDDGPGIPAADRERVFEPFVRLESSRNRDTGGVGLGLSIARSIIRNHGGEITLSQGNKGLRVLIQLPPVCPNLA, encoded by the coding sequence ATGAGGATCTGGCCGCGTACTCTCACAGGCCAGTTGATTCTGGTCCTGCTGCTGGCCCTGGCGATTTCTCAGATCGTCACCCTGTTCATTTATCGCTTTGAACGAGCGCGAGCGCTTCGGGTCGTAATTGGGGAGGAATGCCTCGGTCGGGCCGTTTCCGCCTTTCGTCTCGCAGAAGGGGTTCCCCCCAACCAAAGAAAGTCGGTTCTCAAGACCATCGAGACCCCGCTCACCCGTTACTGGCTCACCCACGATGAGATTTCTTCGGAAGAGTGGCAGCGGGAAGCACGCGACCACCTCCTCAAGCCCACCTCCGCCGCTGGCAGCAACAATCCCACCGCGAGCATGTTTGCCCGCGAGACGATGCTGAACCAGCTCTCCACCGCATCGTGGCGCGAACTCCCCGGCGGCACGTGGCTCCTCCAGAAACCCCTCCACATCCTGGACCTCGCGGCCTGGAATGGCTTTGGCTTCAAAATGCAGCTCAACGATGGCGAGTACCTCAACATGATTTACGCCAAGCCGGAGTACCTCATGCAGTCGGCGCTCACTCCCGGCTACTACACCGCGCTCGTCATCACCGTGCTCATCTTTGCCGGAGCCGCGCTACTCATTGCCCGCCGCATCGTGCGCCCGCTCCGCCACCTGACCAAATCCGCCGAGCGCCTCGGTCGCGGCCACGAGGTGGAGATTCTCAGGGAGGAAGGCCCCGAGGACATCCGCGCGACCATCTCGGCCTTCAACCGCATGCAGGTGCGCCTGAACCGCTTCCTCACCGACCGCACCCGCATGCTCGCCGCCATCAGCCACGACCTCCGCACGCCCATCACCTCGCTGCGCCTGCGCACGGAGTTCATCGCGGATGAGGAAATGCGGCAGAAATTCAACGCCACGCTCGACGAAATGCAGGGCATGGCGGAGGCCTCGCTGTCGTTCGCCAAGTCGGAATCCACCGCGGAGACCACCCGTGTCGTCGATCTCGACGCCCTGCTGGAGAGCATCTGCGACGATATCACGGAATTGGGCGGCAAGGTCGACTTGACCAGCCCGGGACGGCTTCCCTACAAGTGCCGCTCCGATTCCCTCCGCCGCGCGCTGCGCAATATCATCGAGAATGCCGTGCGCTACGGCGAGTGCGCCCGCGTTACCCTCCACCGCCATTCCGACCGCATCGACATCACCGTGGAAGACGACGGCCCCGGCATCCCGGCAGCCGATCGCGAGCGCGTCTTTGAACCCTTCGTTCGTCTGGAAAGTTCGCGCAACCGCGATACCGGCGGCGTCGGCCTCGGCCTCTCCATCGCCCGCTCCATCATCCGCAACCACGGCGGCGAGATCACACTCTCGCAGGGCAACAAAGGCCTCCGCGTCCTGATTCAACTTCCCCCGGTTTGTCCTAATCTGGCCTAG
- a CDS encoding DNA topoisomerase III, whose translation MPKTLVIAEKPSVAADLARALGKIPKKDDLFENDEYVITSAIGHLVELCLPNEMDKKRGKWSFAALPIIPEEFDLKPIEKTQSRFNLLKRLLKRSDIDVVVNACDAGREGELIFHYLVKLAGSKKPTQRLWLQSMTPEAIRDGFSKLREGEEMRPLADAAVCRSESDWLVGINGTRAMTAFNSKGGGFQLTPVGRVQTPTLAILAEREVKIRGFKPRPYFEVFGDFGVQAGSYRGRWFDEAFKKGADEDGRAERIWTREQADAIAAKCLGKPGIVTEEKKPATQISPQLYDLTTLQREANSRFSLSARRTLQIAQALYEKHKVLTYPRTDSRYLPEDYVGNVKAALTKFDNPELAGHAQKALSQGWVRPNKRIFNDAKVTDHHAIIPTGVAPKNLDEIEMKVYDMVARRFIAVFYPAAEFEITTRITRVEGEPFKSDGKIIVNPGWMAVYGKQAATGDDQTLCPVVSGETAQTENTEVKQNETKPPARFTEATLLSAMEGAGKLVEDEELREAMSQRGLGTPATRAQIIEGLILDSYINRQGRDLIVTQKGLSLINLLRGIGINALTSPELTGEWEFKLKQMERGAMPRPQFMDEIRHFTEEIVAKAKDYSGDAVEGQFHDLEAKCPKCGNVGFKESYKAYECKSCALLVWKNMAGRELEREEVQTLLEKGAVGPLEGFRSKLGRPFSAVIKLDPEFKQSFDFGTSDAAEAQTIDFSALPVITTCPVCKTGSVRDTGSAYQCDNTGKCKFRMGKSICQREIPAEQVIKLAENGKTDLIPRFISKKGKPFSAFLKLEGTRVAFEFEPRKPAAKKTSARAASSAAAA comes from the coding sequence ATGCCCAAAACTCTCGTCATCGCCGAAAAGCCCAGCGTAGCCGCGGACCTCGCCCGTGCTCTCGGCAAAATCCCGAAGAAGGACGACCTCTTCGAGAACGACGAGTATGTCATTACCTCGGCCATCGGCCACCTCGTGGAGCTCTGCCTCCCCAACGAGATGGACAAGAAGCGGGGCAAGTGGTCCTTCGCCGCGCTGCCGATCATTCCTGAGGAATTTGACCTCAAGCCGATCGAGAAAACGCAGTCGCGCTTCAATCTCCTCAAGCGCCTCCTGAAGCGCTCCGACATCGATGTCGTCGTGAACGCCTGCGACGCCGGGCGCGAGGGCGAACTCATTTTCCATTATCTGGTCAAGCTGGCTGGTTCCAAAAAGCCCACCCAGCGTCTCTGGCTGCAAAGCATGACGCCCGAGGCCATCCGCGACGGCTTCTCGAAGCTCCGCGAGGGCGAGGAAATGCGCCCGCTGGCCGACGCCGCCGTCTGCCGCAGCGAAAGCGACTGGCTCGTGGGTATCAACGGCACCCGCGCCATGACCGCCTTTAATTCCAAGGGCGGAGGCTTCCAGCTCACCCCGGTGGGCCGCGTCCAGACCCCCACCCTCGCCATTCTGGCCGAGCGTGAGGTGAAGATTCGTGGCTTCAAACCCCGCCCGTATTTCGAGGTCTTCGGCGACTTCGGCGTGCAGGCTGGCAGCTATCGCGGTCGCTGGTTTGACGAGGCTTTCAAAAAGGGCGCGGACGAAGACGGTCGCGCCGAGCGCATCTGGACCCGCGAGCAGGCCGACGCCATTGCCGCAAAGTGCCTGGGCAAACCCGGTATCGTCACCGAGGAGAAAAAGCCCGCCACCCAGATCTCGCCCCAGCTTTACGACCTGACGACGCTCCAGCGCGAGGCCAACTCGCGTTTCTCGCTCAGCGCCCGCCGCACGCTGCAAATCGCCCAGGCGCTCTACGAAAAGCACAAGGTCCTCACCTACCCGCGTACCGACTCGCGCTACCTGCCCGAGGATTACGTGGGCAATGTGAAGGCCGCGCTGACCAAGTTCGACAACCCGGAGCTCGCCGGGCATGCGCAGAAGGCGCTTTCCCAGGGCTGGGTGCGTCCAAACAAGCGCATCTTCAACGACGCCAAGGTCACCGACCACCACGCCATCATCCCGACCGGCGTTGCGCCCAAAAATCTCGATGAGATCGAGATGAAGGTCTACGACATGGTGGCCCGCCGGTTCATCGCCGTCTTCTATCCCGCCGCCGAGTTTGAGATCACGACCCGCATCACGCGCGTCGAGGGCGAACCCTTCAAGAGCGATGGCAAGATCATCGTCAACCCGGGGTGGATGGCCGTTTACGGCAAGCAGGCCGCCACGGGCGACGACCAGACCCTTTGCCCCGTCGTCTCGGGCGAAACCGCCCAGACCGAGAATACCGAGGTCAAACAGAACGAGACCAAGCCGCCGGCGCGGTTCACGGAAGCCACCCTGCTTTCCGCCATGGAAGGCGCGGGCAAGCTCGTCGAGGACGAGGAACTCCGCGAGGCCATGAGCCAGCGCGGCCTCGGCACCCCGGCCACGCGCGCCCAGATCATCGAAGGGCTCATCCTCGATTCCTACATCAACCGCCAGGGCCGCGACCTCATCGTGACCCAGAAGGGCCTCTCGCTCATCAATCTCCTGCGCGGCATCGGCATCAATGCCCTCACCTCCCCGGAACTCACGGGCGAGTGGGAGTTCAAGCTCAAGCAGATGGAGCGCGGCGCCATGCCCCGTCCGCAGTTCATGGACGAGATTCGGCACTTCACCGAGGAGATCGTCGCCAAGGCCAAGGACTACTCGGGAGACGCCGTCGAGGGACAATTCCACGACCTGGAAGCCAAGTGCCCAAAGTGCGGCAACGTCGGCTTCAAGGAATCCTACAAGGCCTACGAGTGCAAATCCTGCGCCCTCCTCGTCTGGAAAAACATGGCCGGACGCGAACTCGAGCGCGAGGAAGTGCAGACCCTTCTCGAAAAAGGAGCCGTCGGCCCGCTGGAGGGCTTCCGCAGCAAGCTCGGTCGTCCCTTTTCCGCCGTCATCAAGCTCGACCCGGAGTTTAAGCAGAGCTTCGACTTTGGCACGTCCGACGCCGCCGAGGCGCAGACCATCGACTTTTCCGCCCTGCCCGTCATCACCACCTGCCCGGTCTGCAAGACCGGCTCCGTGCGCGACACCGGCAGCGCCTACCAGTGCGACAACACGGGCAAGTGCAAGTTCCGTATGGGCAAATCCATCTGCCAGCGGGAGATTCCTGCAGAGCAGGTCATCAAGCTCGCGGAAAACGGCAAGACCGACCTCATCCCGCGCTTCATCTCCAAGAAGGGCAAGCCGTTCTCGGCCTTCCTCAAGCTGGAGGGCACGCGCGTGGCGTTCGAGTTCGAGCCCCGCAAACCCGCGGCCAAAAAGACCTCGGCGCGAGCGGCTTCCTCCGCGGCTGCGGCCTGA
- a CDS encoding HlyD family secretion protein produces the protein MVVDEITSKRSDVRTKSPLCDDDYRLPLAKLPKAIPPRWMYTSMLWSIGVTVVLTAATLLSPMDEYVTAPGEVRPAEYAYVFSRAEGILETIDVKDGEKVRQGQVLARLDGWEIRKRIREIEADIAQTEAELAMSEAAQRKVTAAPVPAEFLFSAVEMERQKEIQGLQQDYLHRLNELQKTGAASGTELLNIRLQLIASESMLKRSQQAYDLFKGDYGAASQTEAAEKVRVTEARLAGLRSRLESAQSDLKRLEIIAPTDGNILTTARRFPGEKIAAGTALFKISDDNDKTELRLYATEDRVNLIQPGQLVRFRANNNPDRLAPLAIARVTEVARDRDLASEEDAADTNRLSTYRVKAAIEEAQYPLAVGATVEAEIVLERRPFWRLLLMKPQPTGSKL, from the coding sequence ATGGTCGTCGACGAAATCACATCGAAGCGCTCCGACGTGCGAACGAAATCGCCGCTCTGCGATGACGATTACCGCCTGCCGCTAGCGAAGCTTCCCAAGGCCATTCCGCCTCGCTGGATGTACACCAGCATGCTCTGGAGCATCGGCGTCACCGTCGTGCTCACCGCCGCGACTCTCCTCAGCCCCATGGATGAGTATGTCACGGCTCCCGGCGAGGTGCGTCCGGCCGAGTACGCCTACGTCTTCAGCCGGGCCGAGGGCATCCTGGAGACCATCGACGTGAAGGACGGCGAAAAAGTCCGCCAGGGCCAGGTGCTCGCCCGTCTCGATGGCTGGGAAATCCGCAAGCGCATCCGGGAAATCGAGGCCGACATCGCCCAGACGGAAGCCGAGCTCGCCATGTCCGAGGCCGCCCAGCGCAAGGTCACCGCCGCGCCCGTCCCCGCCGAGTTTCTCTTCAGCGCCGTCGAGATGGAGCGCCAAAAGGAAATTCAGGGCCTCCAGCAGGATTACCTCCATCGCCTGAACGAACTCCAGAAAACGGGAGCCGCCTCCGGCACGGAACTCCTCAACATCCGCCTCCAGCTCATCGCCTCGGAATCGATGCTCAAGCGCAGCCAGCAGGCCTACGATCTCTTCAAGGGCGACTACGGCGCGGCCTCGCAAACCGAAGCAGCCGAAAAAGTGCGCGTCACCGAGGCCCGGCTCGCCGGGTTGCGCTCCCGCCTGGAATCCGCCCAGAGCGACCTGAAGCGCCTGGAGATCATCGCCCCCACCGACGGCAACATCCTCACGACCGCCCGCCGCTTCCCCGGGGAAAAAATCGCCGCAGGCACCGCCCTCTTCAAGATCAGCGACGACAACGACAAGACCGAGCTGCGCCTCTACGCCACCGAGGACCGCGTGAACCTCATCCAGCCCGGCCAGCTCGTGCGCTTCCGCGCCAACAACAACCCCGACCGCCTCGCCCCCCTCGCCATCGCCCGCGTCACCGAGGTCGCCCGCGACCGCGACCTCGCCTCCGAGGAGGATGCCGCCGATACGAACAGGCTGAGCACCTATCGCGTGAAGGCGGCTATTGAAGAGGCACAATACCCTCTCGCCGTCGGCGCCACCGTCGAGGCCGAGATCGTCCTCGAGCGCCGCCCCTTCTGGCGCCTCCTCCTCATGAAGCCCCAGCCCACCGGCTCCAAGCTTTAA
- a CDS encoding VOC family protein gives MISHLDHLVLTVADIPRTIRFYSEVLGMTVVPLGDGRDALSFGSQMIKLHEAGRELEPHAARATPGSADLCFLSDEPVEGLFQSLATHGVDVVEGPVVRAGAGGPILSVYFRDPDGNLIEVSNALSESGAGR, from the coding sequence ATGATTTCGCATCTGGATCACCTGGTATTAACAGTGGCGGATATTCCCCGGACGATCCGGTTTTATTCCGAGGTTCTCGGCATGACTGTGGTGCCTCTCGGTGACGGGCGCGATGCCCTGTCTTTTGGCTCCCAGATGATCAAATTGCATGAGGCCGGGCGGGAACTCGAACCTCACGCCGCCCGCGCCACGCCCGGCTCGGCGGACCTGTGTTTTCTCTCCGATGAGCCCGTGGAGGGCTTGTTTCAAAGCCTCGCCACCCATGGCGTCGATGTCGTGGAAGGGCCGGTGGTGAGGGCAGGGGCGGGCGGGCCGATTCTTTCCGTCTATTTTCGCGACCCGGATGGCAACCTCATCGAGGTGTCAAACGCCCTGAGCGAATCGGGGGCCGGACGATGA
- a CDS encoding P63C domain-containing protein → MRHGIAGRIIEKFGGQSALATLIGKGQTTVQYWASKGHIPAKWQPKLLELAEQKGIDLSPADFIATPEVIVDQVYIPKATHWGSLKIGEVEIPCYVLENGIRVFSLKGIVVSLIGTDGGQLAEYLKVKVLQPYLPKDLIPAENGKVSALFQFDTGASGIAQHALGLDVEKFMDLCGAYSSALQNFASGASDSKLTARQMEIAVKASTFLRAAAKTGIVALVDEATGYQYDRPVDALQLKMKIFLEEEMRKWEKTFPDQLWVEFGRLTKWSGQLHHRPKYWGKLVMELIYGYLDKDVAKWLKDHAPKPIAGQNYHQWMSSQYGLKKLIEHIWMVVGMASACETMSELRRRMAEKFGRIPVQLTMYLPPKSTGESE, encoded by the coding sequence ATGCGACACGGCATAGCGGGAAGGATCATTGAAAAGTTTGGCGGGCAATCCGCTTTGGCGACCCTCATCGGAAAGGGACAAACAACAGTTCAATATTGGGCGTCAAAAGGGCATATCCCGGCGAAATGGCAACCCAAGCTACTGGAACTTGCCGAGCAGAAGGGGATTGATCTTTCACCTGCTGACTTCATTGCTACCCCTGAAGTTATCGTTGATCAGGTTTATATTCCAAAAGCTACGCACTGGGGTTCTCTTAAAATCGGGGAGGTTGAAATTCCTTGCTATGTTCTGGAGAACGGAATTCGCGTCTTCAGCCTGAAAGGAATTGTCGTCAGTCTGATAGGAACCGATGGTGGACAGCTTGCGGAGTACCTAAAAGTAAAGGTGCTGCAGCCATATCTGCCGAAAGATTTGATTCCTGCAGAAAATGGTAAGGTTTCGGCCCTTTTTCAGTTCGATACCGGGGCATCTGGGATTGCGCAACATGCTCTGGGCTTGGATGTTGAGAAGTTTATGGATCTCTGCGGAGCCTATTCAAGTGCGCTGCAGAATTTTGCCTCTGGCGCAAGCGACTCAAAGCTAACCGCGCGCCAAATGGAGATCGCCGTCAAGGCGAGCACGTTTCTCCGAGCCGCAGCGAAGACGGGAATTGTTGCTCTCGTTGATGAAGCCACCGGCTACCAATACGACCGCCCTGTTGATGCTCTCCAATTGAAAATGAAAATCTTCTTGGAGGAAGAAATGAGGAAATGGGAAAAGACTTTCCCGGATCAATTGTGGGTGGAATTCGGTAGGCTCACCAAATGGAGCGGCCAGCTTCACCATCGCCCGAAATACTGGGGCAAATTGGTTATGGAACTGATTTACGGATACCTAGATAAAGATGTTGCAAAATGGCTTAAAGATCATGCCCCCAAGCCGATTGCTGGTCAAAATTATCATCAATGGATGAGTAGTCAATACGGTCTTAAGAAATTGATTGAACATATTTGGATGGTGGTAGGCATGGCGTCAGCCTGTGAAACAATGTCCGAGCTGCGCCGCCGTATGGCCGAGAAATTTGGTCGTATTCCCGTTCAACTCACTATGTATCTTCCGCCGAAATCGACGGGTGAGTCTGAGTGA
- the dprA gene encoding DNA-processing protein DprA, whose protein sequence is MTETQAFVALNLLPGMGPVRVRRLLARFGSAGAILAANARELRQVEGIGSETGDTIVSWQDRVDPAKELERVAAFGATVVSLADPEYPETLRELHDAPILLYVWGDPSVLASSQLGVVGTRKPSHYAAECAKKLSYQLAYAGITVTSGLARGVDALAHQAALAARGRTVAVLGSGLNNLYPPENRELAEKIAITGAVVSEYPMDTRPDPRQFPMRNRIISGLSFGLLVVEAGTKSGSLISASQATEQGRSVYAVPGRIDQPNALGSNRLIQQGAKLVMSAQDILDDLGLLFSETPKLTKSAPAISLSGSEKTVHEALGDEETTIDDLIAKCGLPTHEVSSTLLALEMRRLVKQLPGGRFVKLN, encoded by the coding sequence ATGACAGAGACACAGGCATTCGTTGCGCTCAACCTCCTTCCCGGCATGGGGCCGGTTCGCGTGCGACGACTGTTGGCGAGATTCGGCTCCGCCGGAGCCATCCTCGCAGCGAATGCCCGCGAGCTACGGCAAGTCGAAGGCATCGGATCCGAGACCGGAGATACGATTGTCTCGTGGCAGGATCGGGTCGATCCGGCAAAGGAGCTGGAAAGAGTCGCAGCCTTTGGAGCGACGGTTGTCTCGCTGGCCGATCCCGAGTACCCGGAAACCCTGCGCGAACTGCACGACGCGCCTATATTACTCTACGTCTGGGGCGATCCGTCCGTACTGGCCTCCTCTCAGTTGGGGGTGGTCGGTACGCGCAAGCCCTCCCACTACGCCGCCGAGTGCGCCAAAAAACTCTCCTACCAGTTGGCCTATGCGGGCATCACAGTGACCAGCGGACTCGCCCGCGGGGTGGACGCCCTCGCCCATCAGGCCGCGCTCGCCGCACGCGGGCGCACGGTCGCTGTGTTGGGCAGCGGACTGAATAATCTCTATCCGCCGGAAAACCGCGAGTTGGCCGAAAAAATCGCCATCACCGGGGCGGTTGTCAGTGAGTATCCCATGGATACCAGGCCGGACCCCCGGCAGTTCCCGATGCGGAACCGGATCATTTCCGGCCTCTCCTTTGGCCTCCTTGTCGTCGAGGCGGGAACCAAAAGCGGTTCGCTCATCAGCGCCTCGCAGGCCACCGAGCAGGGGCGCTCTGTGTATGCCGTCCCAGGCCGCATCGACCAACCCAACGCCCTCGGGTCCAACCGCTTGATCCAGCAGGGGGCCAAGCTCGTCATGAGCGCCCAGGACATCTTGGACGACCTCGGTTTACTCTTCTCCGAAACACCCAAATTGACCAAATCCGCACCAGCCATTTCTCTGAGCGGATCAGAAAAGACTGTCCATGAGGCACTTGGCGACGAGGAAACCACGATTGACGACCTGATTGCCAAATGCGGGTTGCCAACGCATGAGGTCTCTTCTACGTTGCTCGCCCTTGAAATGAGGCGGCTGGTCAAGCAACTCCCCGGTGGCCGCTTCGTAAAATTAAACTGA